The following are from one region of the Aspergillus chevalieri M1 DNA, chromosome 1, nearly complete sequence genome:
- the RPN9 gene encoding proteasome regulatory particle lid subunit RPN9 (COG:O;~EggNog:ENOG410PF9I;~InterPro:IPR036390,IPR000717,IPR035298,IPR040798;~PFAM:PF18261,PF01399) gives MENQKISDFLTEQLSQAPEQSQPFFLSLEDYWERKLWHQLTDTLIDFFRTPESAPQRLAIFKTFVLSFADRINQLKFVLLGLMASTGCADDQERLSFLTSLADKVNKPDSQDAYAYALADVANVKQRLQDFDGAKKDLEMCQRILDSFDAVETVVHASFYKVNADYYHAKQEFASFYKNALLYLACVNLEDLSASERATRAYNLSIAALVSDSIYNFGELLMHPILDSLTEAQYTWLRDLLFTFNRGDLTAYDVLAGNLSKDSLLAQHRIFLYQKISLAALTEMVFRRPPHDRNLTFESISAETKVKPEEIEHLIMKALSLGLLRGSIDQVAQVAQINWVQPKVLDLKQIEAMRNRLKDWDAGVNQLGHWIEGVGKDVWAA, from the exons ATGGAGAACCAGAAGATCTCCGATTTCCTGACTGAGCAGCTTTCACAAGCTCCGGAGCAGTCCCAACCCTTCTTCCTCAGCCTCGAAGACTACTGGGAGCGAAAGTTATGGCACCAACTCACCGATACCCTGATCGACTTTTTCCGCACACCAGAGAGTGCTCCGCAGCGGTTAGCAATCTTCAAGACGTTTGTCCTCAGCTTTGCGGACCGGATCAACCAGCTCAAGTTTGtgttgttggggttgatgGCATCAACGGGTTGTGCAG ATGACCAGGAGCGACTCTCTTTCCTTACATCATTGGCCGATAAAGTCAACAAGCCCGACTCACAAGATGCCTACGCCTACGCCCTTGCGGACGTTGCCAATGTCAAGCAGCGGCTACAGGACTTTGACGGTGCAAAGAAGGACCTGGAGATGTGCCAGCGGATCCTGGACTCGTTTGACGCGGTCGAGACCGTCGTGCACGCTTCGTTCTATAAAGTAAACGCAGATTACTACCAC GCCAAGCAAGAATTCGCCTCCTTCTACAAGAACGCTCTTCTCTACCTCGCCTGCGTAAACCTGGAGGACCTGTCTGCATCTGAGCGGGCCACCCGCGCATATAACCTCAGTATCGCCGCTTTAGTGTCCGATTCGATCTACAACTTCGGTGAACTGCTGATGCATCCCATCCTCGACTCGCTCACGGAGGCGCAATACACCTGGCTGCGTGACCTCTTGTTCACCTTCAACCGTGGCGACCTAACCGCATACGATGTGCTGGCCGGCAACCTCTCCAAGGACTCCCTCCTGGCGCAGCACCGTATCTTCCTCTATCAAAAGATCTCCCTCGCCGCCCTCACAGAGATGGTCTTCCGCCGTCCCCCGCACGACCGCAACCTGACCTTCGAATCGATCTCCGCCGAGACAAAGGTGAAACCTGAGGAAATTGAACATCTGATTATGAAGGCTTTGTCGTTGGGTCTCCTCCGGGGCTCGATCGACCAGGTCGCCCAGGTTGCTCAGATCAACTGGGTGCAACCCAAGGTGCTGGATCTGAAGCAGATTGAAGCTATGCGGAATAGGCTTAAGGATTGGGACGCTGGTGTTAACCAGTTGGGTCACTGGATCGAGGGTGTTGGCAAGGATGTGTGGGCTGCATAG
- a CDS encoding dienelactone hydrolase family protein (COG:Q;~EggNog:ENOG410PPKF;~InterPro:IPR002925,IPR029058;~PFAM:PF01738;~go_function: GO:0016787 - hydrolase activity [Evidence IEA]) yields the protein MASNPPGACCATGFKHEGTPVGEVKNIAGVDTYITYPKDNKNPDKAVIILSDIFGLFVNSKLLADEFANNGYLTIIPDLFHGDPIQIGDMEAGKVNLPEWIPNHQPGRVDPVVESSIKYLREELGVKRVAGVGYCFGGKYVCRFLKNGRLDVGYTAHPSFVTHEELGGITGPLSIAASEIDQIFTTQLRHESEDTLIKTGQPWQINLYSGVTHGFAVRADLSNPHFKFAKEQAFCQAVVWFNQYL from the exons ATGGCCTCTAACCCCCCTGGAGCTTGCTGTGCCACTGGCTTTAAGCATGAGGGCACCCCTGTCGGTGAGGTGAAGAACATCGCTGGTG TCGACACCTACATCACCTACCCCAAAGACAACAAGAACCCCGACAAGgccgtcatcatcctctccgACATCTTCGGTCTCTTCGTCAACAGCAAGCTCCTTGCTGACGAGTTCGCCAACAATGGCTACTTGACCATCATCCCCGACCTCTTCCACGGCGACCCCATCCAGATTGGCGACATGGAAGCCGGCAAGGTCAACCTCCCCGAGTGGATTCCCAACCACCAGCCCGGTCGTGTCGACCCCGTTGTCGAGAGCTCCATCAAGTACCTCAGAGAGGAACTGGGTGTTAAGCGTGTTGCTGGTGTTGGCTACTGCTTTGGCGGCAAGTACGTCTGCCGCTTCCTGAAGAACGGCAGGCTCGACGTCGGCTACACTGCTCACCCCTCGTTCGTCACCCACGAGGAACTCGGTGGCATCACTGGTCCTCTGTCCATTGCTGCTTCTG AAATCGACCAGATCTTCACCACCCAGCTCCGTCACGAATCCGAGGACACCCTCATCAAGACCGGCCAGCCCTGGCAGATCAACCTCTACAGCGGTGTCACTCACGGTTTCGCCGTCCGTGCCGACCTGAGCAACCCGCACTTCAAGTTCGCCAAGGAGCAGGCCTTCTGCCAGGCTGTTGTGTGGTTCAACCAGTACCTGTAA
- the rbd2 gene encoding rhomboid protease family protein RBD2 (COG:T;~EggNog:ENOG410PH0G;~InterPro:IPR022764,IPR035952;~MEROPS:MER0034660;~PFAM:PF01694;~TransMembrane:6 (i26-50o70-92i104-123o135-154i166-183o189-210i);~go_component: GO:0016021 - integral component of membrane [Evidence IEA];~go_function: GO:0004252 - serine-type endopeptidase activity [Evidence IEA]): MATPAALPPLPFNPSRVRSYILRLPLFTRLVLLAILAFWILELQTIWSVVRWGSLTPDEIGLGSMYRLNTYPFIHMGFFHTLLNVFALTPLLERFEAEHGTLTSLALFIGPLSTLPAGLYLLVEKVLLHRNTPVVGASVWAFLLLGSEAVRTFKSHPYFSIGSYKIPTWTSPLLACIFASVLIPNTSFLGHLCAVLVGYLLGLGYLKVFVPPEKILRWIEGKLNLLGRLPHYVSVDQKTYGRYGVLPSTNPVGDRPTPLSYLGSTQRLGSSE; the protein is encoded by the exons ATGGCTACCCCGGCCGCTCTACCACCGTTACCTTTCAACCCGTCCCGTGTTCGGTCCTACATCCTCCGATTGCCGCTTTTCACGCGCCTCGTGCTTCTGGCGATTCTTGCGTTTTGGATCCTCGAGTTACAGACAATATGGAGTGTTGTACGGTGGGGGTCTTTGACACCGGATGAGATCGGGCTTGGTAGTA TGTATCGGCTTAATACGTATCCATTTATTCATATGGGATTCTTTCACACTTTGTTGAATGTGTTTGCTCTTACTCCGTTGTTGGAACGGTTTGAGGCCGAGCATGGGACGTTGACTTCGCTGGCTTTGTTTATTGGAC CGCTTTCTACTCTTCCTGCGGGTCTCTATCTCCTCGTGGAGAAGGTGCTTTTGCATCGCAATACTCCGGTTGTGGGCGCAAG CGTTTGGGCGTTCCTTCTCTTGGGCTCGGAGGCTGTCAGGACGTTCAAGTCCCACCCGTACTTCAG TATCGGTTCCTACAAAATACCCACCTGGACATCGCCTCTGCTTGCGTGCATTTTCGCATCGGTGCTCATACCAAACACCAGCTTTCTTGGACACCTCTGCGCTGTGCTTGTCGGATACTTGC TTGGCCTCGGATACCTCAAGGTCTTTGTCCCGCCAGAGAAGATCCTCCGATGGATCGAAGGAAAGCTGAATCTCCTGGGAAGATTGCCGCACTATGTGTCAGTGGATCAGAAAACATATGGTCGCTATGGCGTGCTTCCTTCTACAAACCCCGTGGGGGATCGGCCAACACCCTTGAGCTATCTGGGATCTACCCAGCGTCTGGGAAGCTCGGAATGA
- the PMK1 gene encoding mitogen-activated protein kinase (COG:T;~EggNog:ENOG410PFNJ;~InterPro:IPR017441,IPR008271,IPR003527,IPR000719, IPR011009;~PFAM:PF07714,PF00069;~go_function: GO:0004672 - protein kinase activity [Evidence IEA];~go_function: GO:0004707 - MAP kinase activity [Evidence IEA];~go_function: GO:0005524 - ATP binding [Evidence IEA];~go_process: GO:0006468 - protein phosphorylation [Evidence IEA]), translating to MQGSRKISFNISEQYEIADIIGEGAYGVVCSAIHKPSGQKVAIKKIIPFDHSMFCLRTLREMKLLRYFNHENIISILDIQRPRSYDSFNEVYLIQELMETDMHRVIRTQDLSDDHCQYFIYQTLRALKAMHSANVLHRDLKPSNLLLNANCDLKVCDFGLARSAASTDDNSGFMTEYVATRWYRAPEIMLTFKEYTKAIDVWSVGCILAEMLSGKPLFPGKDYHHQLTLILDVLGTPTMEDYYGIKSRRAREYIRSLPFKKKIPFKALFPKSNDQALDLLERLLAFNPAKRITVEEALQHPYLEPYHDPDDEPTAPPIPDGFFDFDKNKDALSKEQLKYLIYEEIMR from the exons ATGCAAGGGTCGAGGAAGATCTCTTTCAACATCTCCGAACAGTATGAAATTGCTGACATCATCGGAGAGGGTGCCTATGGTGTTGTCTG TTCGGCAATCCACAAGCCTTCCGGCCAGAAGGTCGCGATCAAGAAGATCATCCCCTTCGACCACTCGATGTTCTGTCTGCGGACCCTGCGTGAAATGAAGCTGCTGCGCTATTTCAACCACGAAaacatcatctccatctTGGATATCCAGAGACCCCGCAGCTATGattcgttcaatgaagtaTATCTCATTCAA GAGCTGATGGAAACCGATATGCATCGAGTTATCCGTACCCAAGACCTCTCCGACGACCACTGCCAGTACTTCATCTACCAGACCCTCCGTGCGCTCAAAGCAATGCACTCCGCAAACGTTCTCCACCGTGACCTGAAGCCATCCAACCTGTTACTCAACGCAAACTGCGACCTGAAAGTCTGCGACTTTGGTCTGGCCCGTTCTGCCGCGTCGACCGACGATAATTCCGGATTCATGACGGAATACGTTGCGACACGTTGGTACCGTGCGCCAGAAATCATGTTGACCTTCAAGGAATACACAAAAGCTATTGATGTGTGGAGTGTTGGATGTATATTGGCCGAGATGCTGAGCGGAAAGCCCTTGTTCCCCGGAAAAGATT ATCACCACCAATTGACCCTTATCCTTGACGTCCTGGGTACACCAACCATGGAAGACTACTACGGAATCAAGTCCCGCCGTGCGCGCGAGTACATCCGCTCCCTCCCCTTCAAGAAGAAGATTCCCTTCAAGGCCCTCTTCCCTAAGAGCAACGACCAGGCTCTTGACCTCCTGGAGAGACTTCTCGCATTCAACCCTGCCAAGCGTATCACAGTCGAAGAAGCCCTCCAGCACCCCTACCTGGAGCCGTACCATGACCCGGACGATGAGCCCACTGCTCCCCCAATTCCGGATGGATTCTTTGATTTTGACAAGAACAAGGATGCGCTCAGCAAGGAGCAGCTGAAGT ACTTGATTTACGAAGAGATCATGCGGTAA
- the GAA1 gene encoding GPI-anchor transamidase subunit GAA1 (BUSCO:EOG092619GP;~COG:O;~EggNog:ENOG410PGB3;~InterPro:IPR007246;~PFAM:PF04114;~TransMembrane:7 (o20-40i377-400o439-460i472-494o514-547i559-586o606-627i);~go_component: GO:0016021 - integral component of membrane [Evidence IEA];~go_component: GO:0042765 - GPI-anchor transamidase complex [Evidence IEA]), translating into MALKLPTRNLRSNPHILFVRLPYLLSFLCIVVGVIWLLLLPLNEYSRRTYISENALLPGQVHAYFSGSEQNIFRGYKKELGGLLVGGAGGNDGEHGSRGEVEVTPEVSEKVQSILRAAGLKVATQNYEYTSAGIRHRGQNTYAIINAPRGDATEAIVLVAAWKTVDGELNTNGITLVLTLARYFKRWSLWSKDIIFLITPDSKSGAQAWIDAYHDMHPPSVQPLPLKSGALQGALVVEYPFDHRFESLHVVYDGVNGQLPNLDLFNTAVSIAGGQMGIGAVLQEMWDHDDSYEARLETILRGMVKQGFGYATGAHSSFMPYHVDAITLQTKGEGWQDEMALGRTVESLCRSLNNLLEHLHQSFFFYLLMQSNRFVSIGTYLPSAMLIAGNFTIMAIALWMRTGYYAGSSSSTCAGAPTEEKKETTQKGSDACGVMERQLALPLTFVVGLHLLGLLPLYIFNNLSHQYFSSAVYTCIIADIVLPLTLAALLTHHSPSTPSTPANTIPQHCLLIKSFSLLLLGLFLSTLATLNFSLSFMIGLLCAPLTFTNRTASTPVLRYIISTSGLVILNVLSPPVVLVGGCWYAGVSVESVLTQAAFGWDVWGMWTQVVVWCVWWPAWVTGCALLGSSMF; encoded by the exons ATGGCTTTAAAAC TCCCTACCCGCAACTTACGGAGTAACCCTCACATCCTCTTCGTCCGCCTCCCGTACCTCCTCTCGTTCCTTTGCATTGTCGTCGGCGTTATCTGGCTTCTCCTCCTGCCCCTGAACGAATACTCGCGCCGGACGTATATTTCGGAGAATGCGCTGTTGCCCGGTCAAGTGCATGCATATTTCTCGGGTAGTGAGCAGAACATCTTCCGGGGGTACAAGAAGGAGCTTGGGGGGTTGTTGGTAGGTGGGGCTGGCGGTAACGATGGTGAGCATGGAAGCAGAGGGGAGGTGGAAGTGACACCTGA GGTATCTGAAAAGGTACAATCGATCTTACGAGCCGCCGGGTTGAAAGTCGCGACGCAGAACTACGAGTACACGTCTGCTGGAATCAGACATCGAGGACAGAATACCTATGCGATTATCAATGCGCCGCGCGGTGATGCTACAGAGGCAATTGTGTTGGTTGCGGCTTGGAAGACGGTGGATGGGGAGTTGAATACCAATGGGATTACTCTTGTGTTGACGTTGGCGAGATACTTTAAGA GATGGTCCCTCTGGTCCAAGGATATTATCTTCCTAATTACCCCCGACAGCAAGTCTGGAGCGCAGGCATGGATTGATGCATACCATGACATGCACCCGCCCTCTGTCCAACCATTGCCATTGAAGAGTGGAGCATTGCAAGGTGCCCTGGTGGTGGAGTACCCCTTCGACCACCGCTTCGAGTCCCTACACGTCGTCTACGACGGCGTCAACGGCCAATTGCCTAACCTCGACCTTTTCAACACAGCCGTCTCCATCGCCGGCGGACAAATGGGCATTGGAGCCGTCCTGCAAGAAATGTGGGACCACGACGACAGTTACGAAGCCCGACTGGAGACCATCCTTCGGGGAATGGTCAAGCAGGGCTTTGGCTACGCAACCGGTGCGCATAGCAGCTTCATGCCGTACCATGTGGATGCGATTACTTTGCAGACTAAGGGTGAAGGCTGGCAGGATGAGATGGCTCTGGGTCGGACGGTGGAGAGTCTCTGCCGGAGTTTGAATAACTTGTTGGAACATCTGCACCAGAGTTTCTTCTTTTATCTGCTTATGCAGTCAAATCGGTTTGTTAGCATTGGGACGTATTTACCCAGTGCGATGTTGATTGCTGGTAACTTTACTATTATGGCGATTGCTTTGTGGATGCGTACGGGGTATTATGCgggttcttcttcatctaCCTGCGCGGGTGCGCCAactgaagagaagaaagagaccACCCAGAAAGGATCAGATGCCTGTGGCGTCATGGAACGACAGCTAGCCCTCCCACTTACATTCGTCGTTGGCCTCCATCTCTTGGGCTTACTTCCTCTCTACATCTTCAACAATCTCTCCCACCAG TATTTCTCCTCTGCAGTCTACACCTGCATCATCGCAGACATCGTCCTCCCCCTCACCCTCGCCGCCCTCTTAACTCACCACTCCCCTTCAACCCCTTCTACTCCTGCCAACACAATCCCCCAACACTGCCTCCTCATAAAAtccttctccctcctcctcctcggcctcttcctctccaccctcgCGACCCTAAacttctccctctccttcaTGATCGGCCTCCTGTGCGCCCCGCTTACGTTCACAAACCGCACTGCCTCCACTCCTGTTTTACGATACATTATCTCGACGAGCGGGTTGGTGATTCTTAATGTCCTTTCGCCGCCGGTTGTGCTTGTGGGTGGGTGTTGGTATGCGGGTGTGAGTGTAGAGAGTGTGCTTACGCAGGCGGCATTTGGGTGGGATGTTTGGGGGATGTGGACGCAGGTTGTTGTTTGGTGTGTTTGGTGGCCGGCTTGGGTGACTGGGTGTGCATTGTTGGGGTCTTCGATGTTCTAG
- a CDS encoding uroporphyrinogen-III synthase HEM4 (BUSCO:EOG092634MM;~COG:H;~EggNog:ENOG410PK2G;~InterPro:IPR003754,IPR036108,IPR039793;~PFAM:PF02602;~go_function: GO:0004852 - uroporphyrinogen-III synthase activity [Evidence IEA];~go_process: GO:0006780 - uroporphyrinogen III biosynthetic process [Evidence IEA];~go_process: GO:0033014 - tetrapyrrole biosynthetic process [Evidence IEA]), giving the protein MTHKTPILLLKTKSTPSDAYDEYFTDKNYNPLFIPVLSHQFHAANLAHIRDLFNTGALKHDDTERKYGGLIFTSQRAVEGFTRMIEEDADEQIASDSSKSLPLYTVGPATSRSLSSLVTSHLPHATIHGTDTGNGENLALFILEHYNNLAGNKNGRGEKLPLLFLVGEQRRDIIPKTLMSGKLPEGERIGVEEVVVYETCVMESFEDDFTKVIDSYKSEDNDGGGEKVMWVVIFSPAGCDAMLRVLGLDSSSNDNGDGVLVAPGKRVFVATIGPTTRDHLRLKYGFKPHVCAEKPSQEGVGGEIERFMERRNGK; this is encoded by the exons ATGACGCACAAAACCCCAATCCTCCTCCTAAAAACCAAATCCACACCCTCCGACGCCTACGATGAATACTTCACCGACAAAAACTACAACCCGCTCTTCATCCCCGTCCTCTCGCACCAATTCCACGCCGCGAACCTCGCACACATCCGCGACCTCTTCAACACCGGCGCCTTGAAACATGATGATACCGAAAGGAAATATGGGGGGTTGATATTTACCAGTCAGCGTGCTGTGGAAGGGTTTACGAGGATGATTGAAGAGGATGCTGATG AACAAATAGCATCCGATTCCTCGAAATCCCTCCCCCTGTACACCGTCGGCCCCGCGACATCCCGCTCGCTCTCGTCGCTCGTTACTTCGCACCTCCCGCACGCAACGATCCACGGCACAGATACAGGGAACGGGGAGAATTTGGCACTGTTTATCCTCGAGCACTACAATAATCTCGCTGGGAATAAGAACGGGAGAGGAGAGAAATTACCGCTTTTGTTCCTCGTTGGTGAACAGAGGAGGGATATTATTCCAAAGACGCTTATGTCGGGGAAATTACCGGAGGGGGAGAGAATTGGGGTGGAGGAGGTTGTTGTTTATGAGACGTGTGTTATGGAGTCGTTCGAGGATGACTTTACTAAAGTCATAGACTCTTATAAATCTGAGGAtaatgatggtggtggtgagaaGGTGATGTGGGTGGTCATCTTTTCGCCGGCGGGGTGTGATGCCATGTTACGGGTTCTTGGGCTGGATTCTTCTTCAAATGACAATGGGGACGGCGTATTAGTGGCACCCGGGAAGAGAGTGTTTGTTGCGACCATTGGACCTACGACGAGGGACCACTTGCGCTTGAAGTATGGGTTCAAGCCACATGTTTGTGCTGAGAAGCCTAGTCAGGAGGGGGTGGGGGGTGAAATTGAGAGGTTTATGGAAAGGAGGAATGGTAAATAA
- the NUO40 gene encoding complex I NDUFA9 subunit family protein (COG:C;~EggNog:ENOG410PFC2;~InterPro:IPR001509,IPR036291;~PFAM:PF04321,PF05368,PF13460,PF01370;~go_function: GO:0003824 - catalytic activity [Evidence IEA]), translating into MTMQKCRAVNSALGSKAFVPAPRVQFQAQRRFLQDVAITRTGKPILKVQGGRSSLGGYTATVFGATGFLGRYIVNRLASQGCTVVVPYREEMAKRHLKPTGDLGRVVFIEYDLRNTQSIEESVRHSDIVYNLVGRQYPTKNFSYADVHVDGTERIAEATAKYDIDRFIHVSSYNANKDSPSEYFSTKGWGEEVARSIYPETTIVRPAPMFGFEDNLFHKLASVANLFTANHMQERFWPVHAPDVGTALEHMLHDDSTTGETYELYGPKNYSTAEIAELVDREIVKRRRHLNLPKPVLKSLAHYLNKYLWWPTISADEVEREFIDQRIDPTAKTFKNLGIEPAQLEDLTFHYLKGYRSASYYDLPPATERERQEERKYVHVLDDQ; encoded by the exons ATGACCATGCAGAAGTGCAGGGCTGTCAATTCCGCCCTGGGGTCGAAGGCATTCGTCCCCGCTCCTCGCGTTCAATTCCAGGCGCAGCGCCGATTCCTCCAAGATGTCGCGATTACTAGAACCGGAAAGCCGATTCTGAAGGTCCAGGGTGGACG GTCGTCTCTTGGAG GTTATACCGCAACCGTCTTCGGTGCCACCGGTTTCCTGGGTCGTTACATTGTCAACAGACTCG CTTCGCAGGGATGCACGGTTGTTGTTCCCTACCGCGAAGAGATGGCTAAGAGACACCTGAAGCCCACTGGTGACCTTGGCAGAGTTGTTTTCATT GAATACGACCTGCGGAACACCCAGTCGATCGAAGAGAGCGTCCGTCACTCCGACATTGTCTACAACCTTGTTGGCCGTCAATACCCTACCAA GAACTTCTCCTACGCCGATGTTCATGTCGACGGTACAGAACGCATTGCAGAGGCGACCGCCAAATACGATATCGACCGTTTCATTCATGTCTCTTCTTACAACGCTAACAAGGATTCTCCATCCGAGTATTTCTCTACAAAG GGCTGGGGTGAAGAAGTGGCCCGCTCCATCTATCCCGAGACCACCATTGTCCGACCCGCTCCTATGTTCGGATTCGAAGACAACCTTTTCCACAAGCTCGCTAGCGTGGCCAACCTTTTTACCGCCAATCACATGCAGGAGCGCTTCTGGCCTGTTCAC GCCCCTGATGTTGGCACTGCTCTCGAGCATATGCTTCACGATGACTCCACTACGGGTGAGACCTATGAGCTCTACGGTCCCAAGAACTACTCTACCGCTGAGATTGCCGAGCTCGTGGACCGTGAAATCGTCAAGCGCCGTCGTCACTTGAACTTGCCCAAGCCTGTTCTCAAGTCTTTGGCACACTACCTGAACAAGTACCTCTGGTGGCCCACCATCTCCGCCGACGAGGTCGAGCGGGAGTTCATCGACCAGAGAATCGACCCCACGGCCAAGACCTTCAAGAACCTCGGGATTGAGCCAGCTCAGCTGGAGGACCTCACCTTTCACTACCTG AAAGGTTACCGGAGCGCTTCCTACTACGACCTGCCCCCGGCCACAGAGCGGGAGAGACAGGAAGAGAGGAAGTACGTGCATGTTCTCGACGACCAGTAA
- a CDS encoding class I SAM-dependent methyltransferase (COG:H;~EggNog:ENOG410PRGW;~InterPro:IPR029063;~PFAM:PF13649,PF13489,PF01209,PF08242,PF08241, PF13847) — MAEFAEKNRQVFDKKAASYMNDFSGVIQSICNQVENRRLWISDKWTDTHAGKGQEFRLLEYACGPGAISVTLAPFVTKVLGLDVSDNMVAEFNKNAEAAGLSDKMSAQRGDLLADNASTELSAPEFFNFDALVVSMALHHFDDAGKALKSLAERLQSGGTCVIVDLVPDHSHDFREQVREHFSRETAETVKTHGFTLEQMRDLFAGAGLTNFGYHVFEEPVVFRKNGKEISKTLFLARAQRS, encoded by the exons ATGGCAGAATTCGCTGAGAAAAACAGACAAGTCTTCGA CAAGAAGGCTGCCTCTTACATGAACGATTTTTCTGGTGTCATCCAGTCCATCTGCAACCAGGTTGAGAACCGCCGGCTTTGGATCAGTGACAAATGGACAGATACCCATGCTGGAAAGGGACAAGAATTTCGGTTGCTCGAATATGCTTGTGGACCAGGTGCCATATCTGTG ACACTGGCTCCATTTGTGACAAAGGTCCTTGGATTAGATGTCTCCGATAATATGGTTGCGGAATTCAACAAGAACGCAGAGGCGGCTGGTCTTTCAGACAAAATGAGTGCGCAGAGAGGCGACCTCCTGGCGGACAACGCGTCAACTGAACTGTCTGCTCCGGAATTTTTCAACTTTGATGCTCTTGTTGTCAGCATGGCCCTCCACCACTTCGATGACGCTGGCAAAGCCCTAAAGAGCCTTGCAGAGCGATTGCAGTCGGGTGGCACTTGCGTAATTGTTGATCTCGTGCCTGACCATTCACACGATTTCCGGGAGCAAGTCCGCGAACATTTCAGCCGGGAGACTGCCGAGACCGTCAAGACGCACGGATTCACACTGGAGCAAATGAGGGACTTGTTTGCAGGCGCTGGCTTGACGAACTTTGGCTACCATGTCTTTGAGGAACCAGTGGTATTCCGCAAAAATGGGAAAGAGATCTCAAAGACTCTTTTCTTGGCTAGAGCACAACGCTCATAG